Part of the Chloroflexota bacterium genome, CATGCTGCTGCCTCCGCGTACAAAGTTGAGATTAGTCACCACAGTATTATTTGGACGCGGATGAACGCGGATCGTTTTTATATCCGCGCAAATCCGCGTTCATCCGCGTCCAGAAATCTTTGCGCCTATCCTGGTTCTACTGTAGGAATACTCCAATCACGTGATGCTCAACGCGTCGGCAATGATGTGGCTGATGGTATGTTCTCTTTCTGCCAGATTCGCGAGGTCGTCCATCGTTTTTGCCGCGTCCACCGCGCGCGCCAGTTCTGCTAGTTCGGCAAAGCCGGGGAGTGTGTTGAAATTATTATTCTCCATCGCGACCAAGACGCGCTTGATGCGCTTCGCCAATCGTTCGCGGAAAAAAGGGAGATGCCGCGCGTCCAACGCGCTCGCGCGCCACGCAGGTTCGAACTCGTGAAACGCCGTGCACATCTTTTGTTCGAGCACGATGATCATGCCCTTGGCTGAATCGCCGGTGGCGAGTATCTGCGCCCACTGCAATTCTTCCGCGCGTCCGTGCGGACTCGTTTCAGTCGTTTGGTATTCCATCTGTTCCTCCATGCCAGCCGGTCTGGGAACCAGTCCCGTTTTGACACAACATCGAGTTTCATTATAATCGAAATGAATACGTATGCAAATCTTTGCGCTAAAATTCGTTTCTGTTTTGCTTGGGGCGCATTCGCGGCGTAGATCGGGCAAATCCGGTGTGGTTCATTCCCAAAGTAGCATATCAACCAGCGAACAATAAGGCGCGCGGCGAACCGAGAAGCAAGTTTTCAACTTGTCCAACAGTTTCAGGAGAATGTAATGTCAGAGTCAAACCGAGTACGCGTTCAAAAACAGGCGTTGAACGATTTTTGTGTGGAGGTGTTTCAGAAGGTCGGCGTCGCAGATCAAGACGCGCGCCTCACCGCCGATATTCTGGTCGCGGCGGATGCGCGTGGGATTGCGAGTCACGGCGTCGCGCACTTGCGACGTTACGTGGATGGTCTGCGCGCGGGGACCATCGCGGCGCGTCCAGCGGAACGCGTTGTGACCGAAACGCCGGTCACCGCGGTGATTGACGCGCGTGCAGGGCTGGGTCAACCCGTTTCGTATCGCGCGATGCAAAAAGCGATTCAGAAAGCGCGTGAGGTTGGCGTCGGTTTCGTCAGCGTCCGCAATTCGAACCATCATGGCATTGTCGGATATTACGCGATGATGGCGTTGCCTCACGATTGCATCGGACTAGCGATGACGAATGCTTCGCCCAAGGTGATGCCGACATTCGGACGCAAGCCCACGCTGGGCACGAATCCGATCGCCATTGCCGCGCCGGCTGGCGCAGAGCGACCATTCGTTTTGGATATGGCGACGAGCGCAGTCGCGCTCGGCAAAATCGAAATCGCCGAGCAATTGGACAAACCCGTCCCCGAAGGTTGGGCGATGTACAGAGATGGCACGCCCGCGACGGATTCGCATCGCGCGATGGATGAGTTCAAACGCAACCTGGGTGCCGGTCTTTTATCGTTGGGTGGCGCGGGCGAATTGCTCGGCGGGCACAAGGGATTCGGGTTGGCGATCAGCGTCGAAATTTTCACCGCGCTGCTGTCTAGCGCCGCGCCATCGCCGTTGACCTATCCGAAAACGCCGGACGGCAAACCACTGCCGGCGAACGTCGGTCACTTTTTCGGCGCGTGGCGCATTGATTGTTTTCGCCCTGTGGACGAATT contains:
- a CDS encoding Ldh family oxidoreductase encodes the protein MSESNRVRVQKQALNDFCVEVFQKVGVADQDARLTADILVAADARGIASHGVAHLRRYVDGLRAGTIAARPAERVVTETPVTAVIDARAGLGQPVSYRAMQKAIQKAREVGVGFVSVRNSNHHGIVGYYAMMALPHDCIGLAMTNASPKVMPTFGRKPTLGTNPIAIAAPAGAERPFVLDMATSAVALGKIEIAEQLDKPVPEGWAMYRDGTPATDSHRAMDEFKRNLGAGLLSLGGAGELLGGHKGFGLAISVEIFTALLSSAAPSPLTYPKTPDGKPLPANVGHFFGAWRIDCFRPVDEFKIAMDDYQQLLKNVPKVPGQDRIYIHGEKEFEAEERNRRDGIPINNKVAADLRALAQELQVKFDS